One Oharaeibacter diazotrophicus DNA segment encodes these proteins:
- a CDS encoding TIGR02301 family protein — MQGAAAAVVVLLAATVAAAAADDPAPAARPFEADLTRFAEILGATSYLDQLCGTAEPDAWRGRMEAIVDAQRFGAEERRRYVAAFNRGTRTLAAVHRVCTARTRALLQRYLAEGAEVGSRLADGRGGGAAGTGGAGAAGLPPD; from the coding sequence ATGCAGGGTGCCGCGGCCGCCGTCGTCGTCCTCCTCGCCGCCACCGTCGCGGCCGCCGCCGCGGACGATCCGGCGCCGGCCGCGCGCCCGTTCGAGGCGGACCTGACCCGATTCGCCGAGATCCTCGGGGCGACGTCCTATCTCGACCAGCTCTGCGGCACCGCCGAGCCGGATGCGTGGCGCGGGCGGATGGAGGCGATCGTCGACGCCCAGCGATTCGGAGCCGAGGAGCGCCGGCGCTACGTCGCCGCCTTCAACCGCGGCACGCGCACGCTGGCGGCCGTGCATCGGGTCTGCACCGCGCGCACCCGCGCACTGCTGCAACGCTATCTCGCCGAGGGCGCGGAGGTCGGCTCGCGCCTCGCCGACGGGCGCGGCGGCGGGGCCGCGGGCACGGGTGGGGCTGGCGCGGCAGGGTTACCCCCGGATTAA
- a CDS encoding S8 family peptidase, which yields MTTPRTFLAACLLAASTLSAGAAAVVQDGAAIDARLKAEGSVRVTVRYATAWNGKDLPHWAGVPDGYLAALPGEQTTRIRSALGTAALAGTTAKRMAIKRSRYAPGFSVTVTAAELAELAADPAVTAIQLEQVFSPTLDASLPRIGAPAAIAAGADGRNTAVAVIDTGVDLDHPFLRGKVTLKQACFSSNIPFVMSSLCPSGGDTEIATGAGDDCGPLVSGCFHGTHVAGIVAGVNRTATGPRRGVAPGAKILPIMAGSMVVDCGNERAPCVRFNGLDLLDALGFVIERVNRADLPGTPIAAVNMSLGGGRNTGDCDLVNGLMKAQIDALRSRGVATVIASGNDGFTDAVGSPACISSAVTVGSTDTATDRVSVFSNMNRMVDLLAPGSVIQSSVPGGGFAGLQGTSMATPHVAAAFAAIKSVEPTATVARIEAALKATGRPIRDTRPGGTLIRSRIELDDAAAKVRAENPDLSAAPTARQILTKSSLTSFSPAGRSFTIRATGSRLGFEVRDVPVFLETSVGSGSIAAGSSTRITVRPSAAAFFLPAGTYDGNIKVVNRDAIGDVATLRVRLVVR from the coding sequence GTGACCACGCCCAGGACCTTCCTCGCCGCCTGCCTGCTCGCGGCTTCCACCCTTTCCGCCGGCGCCGCCGCCGTGGTGCAGGACGGCGCCGCCATCGACGCCCGGCTGAAGGCCGAGGGCAGCGTGCGCGTCACCGTGCGCTACGCCACAGCCTGGAACGGCAAGGACCTGCCGCACTGGGCCGGCGTGCCGGACGGCTACCTCGCGGCGCTGCCGGGCGAGCAGACGACCCGGATCCGCTCGGCCCTCGGCACCGCGGCCCTCGCCGGCACCACGGCAAAGCGGATGGCGATCAAGCGCTCGCGCTACGCCCCGGGCTTCTCGGTGACGGTGACGGCGGCCGAACTCGCCGAGCTCGCCGCCGATCCCGCCGTCACCGCGATCCAGCTCGAGCAGGTGTTCTCGCCGACCCTCGACGCCAGCCTGCCGCGGATCGGTGCGCCGGCGGCGATCGCGGCGGGCGCGGACGGCCGCAACACCGCCGTCGCGGTGATCGACACCGGCGTCGACCTCGACCACCCGTTCCTCAGGGGCAAGGTCACCCTGAAGCAGGCCTGCTTCTCGTCCAACATCCCCTTCGTGATGTCGAGCCTCTGCCCCTCGGGCGGCGACACCGAGATCGCCACCGGTGCCGGCGACGACTGCGGCCCGCTGGTCAGCGGCTGCTTCCACGGCACCCACGTCGCCGGCATCGTCGCCGGCGTCAACCGCACCGCCACCGGGCCGCGCCGGGGCGTCGCGCCGGGCGCGAAGATCCTGCCGATCATGGCCGGCTCGATGGTCGTGGACTGCGGCAACGAGCGCGCCCCCTGCGTGCGCTTCAACGGCCTCGACCTCCTCGACGCGCTCGGCTTCGTCATCGAGCGGGTCAACCGCGCCGACCTGCCGGGCACGCCGATCGCCGCCGTCAACATGAGCCTCGGCGGCGGCCGCAACACCGGCGACTGCGACCTCGTCAACGGCCTGATGAAGGCGCAGATCGACGCCCTGCGCAGCCGCGGCGTCGCCACCGTGATCGCCTCCGGCAACGACGGCTTCACCGACGCGGTCGGCTCGCCGGCCTGCATCTCGAGCGCCGTCACCGTCGGCTCGACCGACACCGCCACCGACCGCGTCTCGGTTTTCTCGAACATGAACCGGATGGTCGATCTGCTGGCGCCGGGCTCGGTGATCCAGTCGTCGGTGCCGGGCGGCGGCTTCGCCGGGCTGCAGGGCACCTCGATGGCGACGCCGCACGTCGCCGCCGCCTTCGCCGCGATCAAGAGCGTCGAGCCGACCGCCACCGTCGCCCGCATCGAGGCCGCGCTGAAGGCCACCGGCCGGCCGATCCGCGACACCCGCCCGGGCGGCACGCTGATCCGCTCCCGCATCGAACTCGACGACGCCGCCGCCAAGGTCCGCGCCGAGAATCCCGACCTGTCGGCCGCGCCGACCGCGCGCCAGATCCTGACCAAGTCCAGCCTGACCTCGTTCTCGCCGGCCGGCCGCAGCTTCACGATCCGCGCCACCGGCTCCCGGCTCGGCTTCGAGGTCCGCGACGTGCCGGTCTTCCTCGAGACCAGCGTCGGCTCCGGTTCGATCGCCGCCGGCAGCTCGACCCGGATCACCGTGCGCCCCTCCGCCGCCGCCTTCTTCCTGCCGGCCGGCACCTACGACGGCAACATCAAGGTGGTGAACCGCGACGCGATCGGCGACGTCGCCACCCTCCGGGTCCGTCTGGTCGTGCGCTGA
- a CDS encoding FAD-binding oxidoreductase, whose product MADDSLSAFLAGAAAAIGARHVVTDPADQARHLVEWRGLYRGETPAVLRPGTTAEVAEIVRLAAATRTPLVPQGGNTGLVGGQIPVPGAGEVVVSLERLDRIRAVDAAGYTVTVEAGATLEAVHAAAEAVDRLFPLTLASQGSCRIGGNVSTNAGGTAVLSYGNTRDLVLGLEVVLADGRVLNGLRRLRKDNAGYDLKQLFIGTEGTLGIVTAAVLKLLPRPREVAVAFVGLDGPAEALALLARARDEAGSSVTGFEVMAGGAVAFALRHLAGARRPTAADHPWYVLVEISSGAADGTARRLLETALAEAIEAGEVADAVVASSLGQAAEFWRLRHGLSEVQRHEGASIKHDVSVPLADLPAFLVEAEAAVRAAFPGCRPVPFGHMGDGNIHFNVSQPIGADGAAFLARWDEMNAVVHAVVRRYDGSVAAEHGVGRLKRDLLAETRDPVEIELMRRLKTTLDPLGILNPGRVIQAP is encoded by the coding sequence ATGGCCGACGACAGCCTCTCCGCCTTCCTCGCCGGCGCCGCCGCCGCCATCGGCGCTCGCCACGTCGTCACCGATCCGGCCGATCAGGCGCGCCATCTGGTCGAGTGGCGCGGGCTCTATCGCGGCGAGACGCCAGCGGTGCTGCGGCCCGGCACCACCGCCGAGGTCGCCGAGATCGTCCGCCTCGCCGCCGCGACGCGGACGCCGCTGGTGCCGCAGGGCGGCAACACCGGCCTCGTCGGCGGTCAGATCCCGGTGCCCGGTGCCGGCGAGGTGGTGGTGTCGCTGGAACGGCTCGACCGGATCCGCGCCGTCGACGCCGCCGGCTACACCGTCACCGTCGAGGCCGGTGCGACGCTGGAGGCCGTCCACGCCGCGGCCGAAGCGGTCGACCGCCTGTTCCCGCTGACGCTGGCGTCCCAGGGCAGTTGCAGGATCGGCGGCAACGTCTCGACCAACGCCGGCGGCACCGCCGTGCTCTCCTACGGCAACACCCGCGATCTCGTGCTCGGCCTCGAGGTGGTGCTCGCCGACGGCCGCGTCCTGAACGGGCTGCGCCGGCTGCGCAAGGACAACGCCGGCTACGACCTCAAGCAGCTGTTCATCGGCACGGAGGGCACGCTCGGGATCGTCACCGCGGCGGTGCTGAAGCTGCTGCCGCGCCCGCGCGAGGTCGCGGTCGCCTTCGTCGGGCTCGACGGGCCGGCCGAGGCGCTGGCGCTGCTCGCCCGTGCCCGCGACGAAGCCGGATCGTCGGTCACCGGCTTCGAGGTGATGGCCGGCGGCGCGGTCGCCTTCGCGCTCCGCCATCTCGCCGGCGCGCGGCGGCCGACCGCGGCCGACCATCCCTGGTACGTGCTGGTCGAGATCTCCTCGGGGGCGGCCGACGGCACGGCGCGCCGCCTGCTCGAGACCGCCCTCGCCGAGGCGATCGAGGCCGGCGAGGTCGCGGACGCGGTCGTGGCCAGCAGCCTCGGTCAGGCCGCCGAGTTCTGGCGCCTGCGCCACGGCCTGTCGGAGGTTCAACGCCACGAGGGCGCCTCGATCAAGCACGACGTCTCGGTGCCGCTCGCCGACCTCCCCGCCTTCCTGGTCGAGGCGGAGGCCGCCGTCCGCGCCGCCTTCCCGGGCTGCCGCCCGGTGCCGTTCGGCCACATGGGCGACGGCAACATCCACTTCAACGTCAGCCAGCCCATCGGCGCCGACGGCGCGGCCTTCCTCGCCCGCTGGGACGAGATGAACGCCGTCGTCCACGCGGTGGTGCGGCGCTACGACGGCTCCGTCGCCGCCGAACACGGCGTCGGTCGCCTCAAGCGCGACCTGCTCGCCGAAACCCGCGACCCGGTCGAGATCGAACTGATGCGCCGTCTCAAGACCACGCTCGATCCCCTAGGAATCCTGAATCCCGGACGGGTGATCCAGGCCCCCTGA
- the purN gene encoding phosphoribosylglycinamide formyltransferase encodes MSQDKCPVGVLISGRGSNMAALVEAAEAPGYPARIAVVIANKADAAGLDFARARGIPAIAVPHRDFADKAAFETAMTAELERHGVELVCLAGFMRLLSPVFIERWRDRLINIHPSLLPAYRGLHTHERALADGVRVAGCTVHFVVPEVDAGPIVAQAAVPVMPGDDADALSARVLAAEHRLYPHALALVASGAARVEGGAVVLTGVGAAPAPLIVPPIPS; translated from the coding sequence TTGAGCCAAGACAAGTGCCCTGTCGGCGTCCTGATCTCGGGGCGCGGCTCCAACATGGCGGCGCTGGTCGAGGCCGCCGAAGCGCCCGGCTATCCCGCCCGCATCGCCGTGGTGATCGCCAACAAGGCCGACGCGGCCGGGCTCGACTTCGCCCGCGCCCGCGGCATCCCGGCGATCGCCGTGCCGCACCGCGACTTCGCCGACAAGGCCGCGTTCGAGACCGCGATGACCGCCGAGCTCGAGCGCCACGGCGTCGAGCTGGTCTGCCTCGCCGGTTTCATGCGGCTGCTGTCGCCGGTGTTCATCGAACGCTGGCGCGACCGGCTGATCAACATCCATCCGTCGCTGTTGCCGGCCTACCGCGGGCTGCACACCCACGAGCGCGCCCTCGCCGACGGCGTCCGTGTCGCCGGCTGCACCGTGCATTTCGTGGTGCCCGAGGTCGACGCCGGCCCGATCGTCGCCCAGGCCGCCGTGCCGGTGATGCCCGGCGACGACGCCGACGCCCTCTCCGCCCGCGTCCTCGCCGCCGAGCACCGCCTCTACCCGCACGCCCTCGCCCTGGTGGCGAGCGGCGCGGCCCGCGTCGAGGGCGGCGCCGTCGTGCTCACCGGCGTCGGCGCGGCGCCCGCCCCGCTGATCGTCCCGCCGATCCCGTCCTGA
- a CDS encoding LysE family translocator has protein sequence MTLAQLLFAGAVIGLVMAVPVGPVNLLAISRTLRYGFVAGFVAGLGGMVADTLLAAIAAYGVTWVIDFVEGNARPIQFAGGVLLLVMGIAAMRSHPHLDRAAAVASSGGVLRGGVSAFFMTMTNPGAALAMLALFGSLGDIDADGLQGARAAAVVAGVAAGSTLWWFVLASIVRHVRGRLGDAWLHAVNRTAGIVLVVFGAGLIASLALGIRLF, from the coding sequence ATGACCTTGGCGCAGTTGCTGTTCGCCGGCGCCGTGATCGGCCTGGTCATGGCCGTTCCCGTCGGGCCGGTGAACCTGCTCGCGATCTCGCGGACGCTGCGCTACGGCTTCGTCGCCGGTTTCGTGGCCGGGCTCGGCGGCATGGTCGCCGACACGCTGCTCGCCGCCATCGCCGCCTACGGCGTCACCTGGGTGATCGACTTCGTCGAGGGCAACGCCCGACCGATCCAGTTCGCCGGCGGCGTCCTGCTCCTGGTGATGGGGATCGCGGCGATGCGCTCGCATCCCCATCTCGACCGCGCCGCGGCGGTCGCCTCGTCGGGTGGCGTGCTGCGCGGCGGTGTCTCCGCCTTCTTCATGACGATGACCAACCCGGGCGCGGCGCTCGCCATGCTCGCCCTTTTCGGCAGCCTCGGCGACATCGACGCCGACGGTCTGCAGGGCGCCCGCGCCGCGGCGGTGGTCGCCGGCGTCGCCGCCGGTTCGACGCTGTGGTGGTTCGTGCTCGCGAGCATCGTGCGCCACGTCCGCGGCCGCCTCGGCGACGCCTGGCTCCACGCGGTCAACCGCACCGCCGGCATCGTGCTCGTGGTGTTCGGGGCGGGCCTGATCGCCAGCCTCGCCCTCGGCATCCGCCTGTTCTAG
- the fabI gene encoding enoyl-ACP reductase FabI → MAVSGLMAGKRGLIMGVANNRSIAWGIAKACREAGAELALTYQGDALKKRVEPLAEELGAIVVGHCDVTDGSTIDAVFAEVEARWGKLDFLVHAIAFSDKDELTGRYVDTTPDNFARTMNISAYSLTAIAQRAEKLMTDGGSILTLTYYGAEKVMPHYNVMGVAKAALEASVKYLAVDLGPKGIRVNAISAGPIKTLAASGIGDFRYILKWNEYNAPLRRTVTIEEVGDSAVYFLSDLGRAVTGEVHHVDSGYHVVGMKAVDAPDISVVKD, encoded by the coding sequence ATGGCTGTTTCCGGGCTGATGGCGGGCAAGCGCGGCCTGATCATGGGCGTCGCGAACAACCGGTCGATCGCCTGGGGCATCGCCAAGGCCTGTCGCGAAGCCGGTGCCGAGCTGGCGCTGACCTACCAGGGCGACGCCCTGAAGAAGCGCGTCGAGCCGCTCGCCGAGGAACTCGGCGCGATCGTCGTCGGCCATTGCGACGTCACCGACGGCAGCACGATCGACGCCGTGTTCGCCGAGGTCGAGGCGCGCTGGGGCAAGCTCGACTTCCTGGTGCACGCGATCGCCTTCTCCGACAAGGACGAGCTGACCGGCCGCTACGTCGACACCACGCCGGACAACTTCGCCCGCACCATGAACATCTCGGCCTATTCGCTGACGGCGATCGCCCAGCGCGCCGAGAAGCTGATGACCGACGGCGGCTCGATCCTGACGCTGACCTATTACGGCGCCGAGAAGGTGATGCCGCACTACAACGTCATGGGCGTCGCCAAGGCCGCGCTCGAGGCCAGCGTGAAGTATCTCGCCGTCGACCTCGGCCCGAAGGGCATCCGCGTCAACGCCATCTCGGCCGGCCCGATCAAGACACTCGCCGCCTCCGGCATCGGCGACTTCCGCTACATTCTGAAGTGGAACGAGTACAACGCGCCGCTGCGCCGCACGGTCACGATCGAGGAGGTCGGCGACAGCGCCGTCTACTTCCTGTCCGACCTCGGCCGCGCCGTCACCGGCGAGGTCCACCACGTCGACAGCGGCTACCACGTCGTCGGCATGAAGGCGGTCGACGCCCCGGACATCAGCGTCGTCAAGGACTGA
- a CDS encoding NUDIX hydrolase, with protein MSPVLPRLAVSAGVWRAGRVLLIRRGQAPLSGLWTFPGGHVEPGEAVADAVGREVMEETGLVVEIVGEPLVHEIVRRDSAGVLLGHHVLLVHAARALDDSAPVAASDAADARYFAPDEIASLDTTPRLGHFVAATGARAGEPPR; from the coding sequence GTGAGCCCCGTCCTGCCCCGTCTGGCGGTCAGCGCCGGCGTCTGGCGCGCCGGGCGCGTGCTGCTGATCCGGCGCGGTCAGGCGCCGCTCTCGGGGCTGTGGACCTTTCCCGGCGGCCACGTCGAGCCGGGCGAGGCGGTCGCCGACGCCGTCGGGCGCGAGGTGATGGAGGAGACCGGCCTCGTCGTCGAGATCGTCGGCGAACCGCTCGTCCACGAGATCGTCCGCCGCGATTCGGCCGGCGTGCTCCTCGGCCACCACGTGCTGCTGGTGCACGCCGCCCGCGCCCTCGACGATTCCGCCCCGGTGGCCGCCTCCGACGCGGCCGACGCCCGCTACTTCGCCCCGGACGAGATCGCCTCCCTCGACACCACGCCGCGGCTCGGCCATTTCGTCGCGGCCACCGGCGCACGTGCCGGAGAGCCGCCACGATGA